The Sulfurimonas sp. HSL3-2 genome segment CAAGAATATGTTCAGCCTTTGGTGTTAAAACGACTCTATTTGCTCTTTTGTCACTCTCGATATCTTCTCTTGCAAGCAGACCCTTCTTTAAGAGAGACTCTATCGATCTGCCGACGGTCGTCTTATCTTTTCCAAGCAGTTCGGCGATGCGTGTCTGCGTCACTCCGTCATCTTCTTTGATGATCTTTAAAGTGGCGAACTGCTCTGCCGCAATACCGCACTTCGACTGCAGAAGTTTTGTGAAATTTGTCTTGACTGTCGTAGCTACAAGATTGATACTGTAGCCGATAGAATCTTTTAACATATATTCCATAAACTCTCCAAACCTAAAATATTTCCAAAATAGTAGCATATGCAACTTTAATAAAACTTAATATAGTTGCATATGCTACTATATTTCAAATTAAGATAAAAATGGCTTGTCAGATTTTTTTATGATCTCTTACATGTAAGGTATAAATGTTTGTAGAAAAAGAGGGAAACAGCAGTAAAAGACTGCTGTTGTAATTGTACTATTACGCTTCTAGCGCTTGTTTTATATCGTCTATAAGATCAGATATATCTTCAAGCCCGCAGCTGATACGGATAAGTCCTGCAGGCACGCCGCATGCATCAAGCTCAGTCGGGCTTAACTGTTGGTGAGTCGTCGAAGCGGGATGAGTGATAATCGATTTTGAATCGCCTATGTTTACGACAAGCGAATAAAGTTTTGTCGCATCCACGACTTTTACCGCTGCATCAAAACTCTCTAACTCGAAACTAAGCAGTCCGCTGCATGCTCCGCCTGTAAAATACTTCATCGCATTTTCATAGTTCGCATTGCTTTTTAGACCAGGATAGTTCACTTTTTTGACTTTCGGATGAGACTCTAAAAACTCAGCCAGTGCCTGTGCATTTGCAGAGTGTTGTTTCATACGAAGTGAAAGATGCTCGATCCCCTGAATGAACAGCCATGAGTTAAACGGAGAGACGACTGCACCAAGATCGCGTAGCAGGCTTAACCTAGCACGAAGCGTAAAGATAGGAAGAGGCACGTCTACATACACAAGCCCGTGGTAAGAGTGGTCAGGCTCGTTGAAGTGAGCATATCTAGGATTTGCTTTTATCTTCTCTAAAAGCCCTTTTCTCTCAACCAAGATACCGCCGATCGCAAGTCCCTGACCTGTCGTGTATTTACTCGCGCTGTGAACGACTACGTCCACTCCATGCTCTAACGGACGGCAAAGAATAGGTGTAGCGACTGTGTTGTCAACTACCGTGATGATATTATACTCGTTTGCAATCTTTGTAAGAGCTGCTATATCCGCGACATCGATGCTCGGGTTTGTAAGCGTCTCGAAAAAGATCACTTTTGTCTTTTCGTCTACAAGTTTATGTATCTCTTGGGGATTGTGGACATTGAAAAATCTCGCCTCGATGCCAAAACGCTTCAATGTGTGAGCCGTCTGAGTCAGAGTCCCGCCGTAAAGCTGTGAAGCACAGACGATATTGTCCCCTGCTTCTGCACAGTTTGCTATGGCATAAAAGATAGCACTCATACCGCTTGACGTAGCAAGAGCGGCTTCACCGCCTTCCAGTGCTGCAAAACGTTTTTCAAAGACATCCGTAGTCGGATTGTTCAGACGTGTATAGATGTTCCCCAGCTCTTTTAATGAAAAAAGGTTTGCCGCATGTTCCGCATCACGGAACTCATACGCAGTCGTCTGATAAATTGGCACAGCCATAGTACTTTGAGAATCTTTGTCGTATCCTACATGTAAAGCTTGTGTTTGTTGTTTCATAGAGAGTGCCTCTTAATTTATTAATTTTTATAATTTTATCCAAAATCACTTAAGTTGCCATCTAATCATGAGTGGATTAGTCATACATCCATTTTTACTGAACAGAATATTTGATAAATTTGATATTGTATTTAAGTTTAAAAATATTATTTTTCGATAATCTTCACATCACATTTTACTTTTAGGGAATACATGAAAAAAATCACACTAGCCATATTGTTTATAACGATCGTCATCTTCTCAGGATGCTCCGGTAACACTAAATATGCTGTGCAACCGACACCTCTTAAAAAAGGCTCCTCTCAATATTATCTCAAAGATATCAATGTTACTCTTCATAAAGATGGTTTTGAAAATCAAGAGAACAAAACATTTTATAATCAAGCCAAGCTACAAGCAGAATTTAAAGATGACTTGCAAAAAGATCTAAATACAAAAAACATGAATTCTTCTCAAGGTTTTGGTCTAGTAATAAATCTG includes the following:
- a CDS encoding O-acetylhomoserine aminocarboxypropyltransferase/cysteine synthase family protein, which produces MKQQTQALHVGYDKDSQSTMAVPIYQTTAYEFRDAEHAANLFSLKELGNIYTRLNNPTTDVFEKRFAALEGGEAALATSSGMSAIFYAIANCAEAGDNIVCASQLYGGTLTQTAHTLKRFGIEARFFNVHNPQEIHKLVDEKTKVIFFETLTNPSIDVADIAALTKIANEYNIITVVDNTVATPILCRPLEHGVDVVVHSASKYTTGQGLAIGGILVERKGLLEKIKANPRYAHFNEPDHSYHGLVYVDVPLPIFTLRARLSLLRDLGAVVSPFNSWLFIQGIEHLSLRMKQHSANAQALAEFLESHPKVKKVNYPGLKSNANYENAMKYFTGGACSGLLSFELESFDAAVKVVDATKLYSLVVNIGDSKSIITHPASTTHQQLSPTELDACGVPAGLIRISCGLEDISDLIDDIKQALEA
- a CDS encoding MarR family winged helix-turn-helix transcriptional regulator, which produces MEYMLKDSIGYSINLVATTVKTNFTKLLQSKCGIAAEQFATLKIIKEDDGVTQTRIAELLGKDKTTVGRSIESLLKKGLLAREDIESDKRANRVVLTPKAEHILEIAIPLSQKFNETVKSKLSKEEVETFFKVLDTILKESQNMNISKGSYR